A section of the Engystomops pustulosus chromosome 3, aEngPut4.maternal, whole genome shotgun sequence genome encodes:
- the LOC140122094 gene encoding uncharacterized protein: MDIWEDEFYLEIEEREVPGDWEFYEEEDLSVEERGLKYTQRTYGRFRCSGCRRTWYSAEVHILFLISLNKALQEGTMKMRIFRQECKKCNFPKLENPEISQENITRIIKNVVNRILQVFYGEKKAQQDLRPEIYSNDMEGPHESEHCEACKFMICKWQIVASENQSAVKNFPAQTRAAPEPNKQKKSKNRKSKGKKSSYGSTSTGSNQQSSYNCQPTTTYSDYKTYPNSEPDSEHLGYTEYVSACTNSVPAQSKVETKTHNSTAQTKAAPQQNNQKKSKNRKSKGKKSSYGSTSTGSYQKSSYNCEPTTTYSDYPSSERDSEYLGYTEYVSASTYPVPAQSKVETKTQKKKKRQSKKSSHVSTYTASYPLSSSYCQPTTNYSYYEYPCSESDYEYLDYEKYAAYPETYTASSLSRKKEASSFPVLASLVAGLAALTLWYLKK, translated from the exons ATGGACATCTGGGAAGATGAATTTTACCTGGAAATAGAGGAAAGAGAAGTGCCTGGCGACTGGGAATTCTATGAGGAGGAAGACCTTTCTGTGGAAGAGAGAGGACTCAAGTACACACAGCGCACATATGGGAG GTTCCGATGTTCTGGTTGTAGACGCACATGGTACTCAGCAGAAGTCCACATTTTATTTCTCATCAGTCTGAATAAAGCCTTACAAGAGGGAACCATGAAAATGAGGATCTTCAGGCAGGAatgtaaaaaatgcaattttcctAAATTGGAAAATCCAGAAATTAGTCAGGAGAATATCACAAGAATCATCAAAAATGTTGTGAATCGCATTCTTCAGGTATTCTATGGAGAGAAAAAAGCCCAACAAGATCTGAGGCCTGAAATATATAGTAATGATATGGAAGGTCCTCATGAGAGTGAGCACTGTGAGGCTTGCAAGTTCATGATCTGTAAATGGCAGATAGTGGCATCCGAAAACCAATCAGCAGTTAAAAATTTTCCTGCCCAAACTAGAGCAGCACCAGAGCcgaataaacagaaaaaaagtaaaaatcggaAGTCAAAAGGGAAAAAATCCTCATATGGTTCTACATCCACTGGAAGCAACCAACAGTCCTCTTACAATTGTCAACCAACAACAACATACTCAGATTATAAGACCTATCCCAATTCGGAACCAGATTCGGAACACCTAGGCTATACAGAATATGTATCTGCCTGCACAAATTCAGTTCCTGCCCAGTCGAAAGTAGAGACGAAGACACATAATTCTACTGCCCAAACTAAAGCAGCACCACAACAGAATAaccagaaaaaaagtaaaaatcgaaAGTCAAAAGGGAAAAAATCCTCATATGGTTCTACATCCACTGGAAGCTACCAAAAGTCCTCTTACAATTGTGAACCAACAACAACATACTCAGATTATCCCAGTTCGGAACGAGATTCCGAATACCTAGGCTATACAGAATATGTATCTGCCTCCACATATCCAGTTCCTGCCCAGTCGAAAGTAGAGACGaagacacagaaaaaaaaaaaaagacagtcaAAAAAATCCTCACATGTTTCTACATATACTGCAAGCTACCCATTGTCCTCATCCTATTGTCAACCAACGACAAACTACTCATATTATGAGTATCCTTGTTCTGAATCAGATTATGAATACCTAGACTATGAAAAATATGCAGCATATCCAGAAacatatacagcttcctcatTGTCACGTAAAAAAGAAGCCTCCTCTTTTCCTGTTCTAGCCTCACTTGTTGCTGGACTTGCGGCTTTGACTTtatggtatttaaaaaaataa